A single genomic interval of Adhaeribacter pallidiroseus harbors:
- a CDS encoding acyl-CoA dehydrogenase family protein produces MNLQESLETVRFIAKSTVTEEALVVDEQGIWPEQSIRALQKAGLGGLVVATEMGGLGQGLTGLAQACEILGEVSGSTALCFGMHCVGSAVIGAKATAQQQQDLLKPIAAGEHLTTLALSEPGTGAHFYYPQTQLLALSEAEYLVNGNKSFVTNGGKADSYVLSTLGVDPEASQEAFSCMVLRGDTLELAWGPEWKGLGMRGNSSKTLFLKDVKVPAQNLLGEVGDQLWYIFQVVAPYFLTAMSGTYLGIAQAAFNEARKHLMERSYRHNGTTLSQNTLLQHRLGLLWSKIERTRQLLYHATREGEKNTAAAVLPILASKAEVGHCCVEVVNEAMTLMGGIAYSQHSRLDVLLRDARAAHVMSPTTDILYTWLGRALLEQPILDN; encoded by the coding sequence ATGAATTTACAAGAAAGCCTGGAAACTGTAAGATTTATCGCAAAATCTACCGTCACAGAGGAAGCATTAGTAGTGGATGAACAAGGCATTTGGCCGGAACAAAGTATTCGGGCCTTGCAAAAAGCGGGATTAGGCGGCCTGGTAGTAGCTACAGAAATGGGCGGTCTTGGTCAGGGCTTAACTGGCCTAGCCCAAGCTTGTGAAATTTTAGGAGAAGTATCCGGTTCTACGGCGCTTTGCTTTGGTATGCATTGCGTAGGATCAGCGGTAATTGGTGCCAAAGCTACGGCGCAGCAGCAGCAAGACTTATTAAAACCCATCGCCGCTGGCGAACATCTTACCACGTTGGCCCTAAGTGAGCCGGGTACCGGCGCTCATTTCTATTATCCACAAACCCAATTACTAGCCTTGTCCGAAGCGGAATATCTGGTAAATGGCAACAAAAGCTTTGTTACCAATGGCGGCAAAGCCGATTCTTATGTGCTTTCCACGCTCGGGGTAGATCCGGAAGCTTCGCAAGAGGCATTTTCTTGCATGGTTTTGCGAGGTGATACGCTAGAACTCGCGTGGGGTCCCGAGTGGAAGGGACTGGGTATGCGCGGCAACTCTTCTAAAACGCTATTTCTGAAAGACGTAAAAGTTCCGGCGCAAAACCTTTTGGGAGAAGTCGGCGACCAACTCTGGTATATCTTTCAGGTGGTAGCTCCTTATTTTCTCACCGCTATGTCGGGTACGTATTTAGGCATCGCGCAAGCGGCTTTTAATGAAGCCCGAAAGCACTTAATGGAAAGAAGTTACCGGCACAACGGAACCACTTTGAGTCAGAATACTTTGCTGCAACATCGATTAGGCCTCTTATGGTCAAAAATAGAAAGAACCCGGCAATTACTTTATCACGCTACTCGAGAAGGAGAAAAAAATACGGCGGCCGCCGTATTGCCAATACTGGCCTCTAAGGCCGAAGTAGGGCATTGTTGCGTGGAAGTCGTAAACGAGGCGATGACTCTGATGGGAGGCATTGCGTATAGTCAGCATTCGCGGCTAGATGTATTGCTGCGTGATGCTCGCGCCGCGCACGTTATGTCTCCCACTACCGATATCTTGTATACTTGGTTAGGAAGAGCTCTATTGGAGCAGCCCATCCTCGATAACTAA
- a CDS encoding response regulator produces MLKISCTLLVDDDETTNYLNERLFNRMNITEKLLVANNGLEALEVIDRNCPEKNCPALILLDINMPLMDGFEFLKAYEQLNFTQKQSVVIIMLTTSLNPLDIEKVKGANVAGFLNKPLTKAALEQIVEQHFA; encoded by the coding sequence ATGCTTAAGATCTCTTGTACCTTACTGGTAGACGACGATGAAACCACCAACTACCTAAATGAAAGACTTTTTAATCGAATGAATATTACGGAAAAACTGCTCGTGGCTAATAATGGATTGGAAGCTTTAGAGGTTATTGATCGCAACTGCCCGGAGAAAAATTGTCCCGCCCTTATTTTGTTGGATATCAATATGCCTCTCATGGATGGATTTGAATTTTTGAAAGCTTATGAGCAGCTAAACTTCACTCAAAAGCAGTCAGTCGTCATCATCATGCTAACTACCTCCCTCAATCCGCTTGATATTGAAAAAGTTAAAGGGGCAAATGTAGCGGGTTTCCTCAATAAACCTTTAACTAAAGCAGCATTAGAGCAGATTGTAGAGCAGCATTTTGCATAA
- a CDS encoding DinB family protein: protein MAESSQLEVWLRGPLPDMTAELQPLAHALLQAREEVNELTRSFPEELLWKTPGPVATVGFHLQHLTGVLDRLFTYARGEALQASQLEFLAEESKPNQARLTLAYLQEKFNNQVELALIQLRATDKNQLTATRLVGRAKIPSTMLGLLFHAAEHTQRHVGQLLVTIKIIENQNRK, encoded by the coding sequence ATGGCAGAAAGTTCTCAATTGGAAGTATGGCTTCGTGGACCTTTACCGGATATGACGGCTGAATTACAACCGCTAGCACACGCTTTATTACAAGCGCGCGAAGAAGTTAATGAACTTACCAGAAGTTTCCCGGAAGAATTGCTTTGGAAAACTCCCGGACCAGTTGCCACAGTAGGATTTCATTTACAGCACCTTACCGGGGTGTTAGATCGATTATTTACGTACGCTCGCGGCGAGGCCTTACAAGCAAGTCAATTAGAATTCTTAGCGGAAGAAAGCAAACCAAACCAGGCTAGATTAACATTGGCTTATCTTCAGGAAAAGTTTAACAATCAAGTAGAATTGGCATTAATTCAATTAAGAGCAACTGATAAAAATCAATTAACGGCGACCAGACTCGTTGGCCGGGCTAAAATTCCTTCCACGATGCTGGGATTGCTTTTTCACGCCGCCGAGCATACTCAAAGGCACGTGGGGCAATTATTAGTTACAATAAAGATAATAGAAAATCAAAATAGGAAGTAA
- a CDS encoding zinc ribbon domain-containing protein, translating to MSTSDKLVMQCGQCDLPIMAEAFYCSDCGNQFRCKNCGEILQPGANNCMACGTPVTAKQAPNLVNTFKLRENKEERIYEIQFTNEVGKEIKEVIADLLKNKNTLINNMADTSYTTSKLTSISEKENLAQIAELTSNSGQAELPNQQSSTQVASINDYPHINDLEIKLNCKENEWLLLFAFYFSNYGVNTFTKDVVWQVYKDKRKTETRFKNLGTNWKTLFKKYIATVKDNEFRFTSAGLQKVKSLLHLNEANEKSKSSFTRKTGSSAQSRPNTLRSIPVSRKVVANSIVPNEFDVYQNSYKESLESFFRQKNPGNGNPNRIVTIAYYITKINHQEYFTEGNIDYAYRILNLGGKPAHLKQIIINLKNERIWFQKILDQSIAGWKLTRQAEIYVEEKLPIRN from the coding sequence ATGAGTACTTCTGACAAATTAGTAATGCAGTGCGGGCAATGTGATTTGCCTATTATGGCGGAAGCTTTTTATTGCTCTGATTGCGGCAATCAATTTAGATGCAAAAATTGTGGAGAAATTTTACAGCCGGGTGCTAATAACTGCATGGCCTGTGGTACTCCGGTTACAGCCAAACAAGCACCTAACCTGGTTAATACTTTTAAACTGCGCGAAAATAAAGAAGAAAGAATTTACGAAATTCAATTTACCAATGAAGTTGGTAAAGAGATAAAAGAAGTAATTGCAGATTTACTTAAAAACAAAAACACTTTAATAAATAACATGGCGGATACCTCCTACACTACTTCCAAGCTAACTAGTATTTCAGAAAAGGAGAATCTGGCACAAATAGCTGAATTGACTAGTAACTCTGGACAAGCTGAATTACCAAATCAACAAAGTAGTACGCAAGTTGCATCTATCAATGATTATCCGCACATAAATGATTTAGAGATAAAGTTAAACTGTAAAGAAAACGAGTGGCTGTTGCTGTTTGCTTTTTACTTTTCTAATTATGGAGTTAATACATTTACCAAAGATGTAGTCTGGCAGGTATATAAAGATAAACGGAAAACGGAAACGCGGTTCAAAAATTTAGGCACTAATTGGAAAACACTTTTTAAAAAATACATTGCTACGGTAAAAGATAACGAGTTTCGTTTTACTTCAGCTGGTTTACAAAAAGTAAAAAGCTTGCTGCACCTGAATGAAGCGAACGAAAAAAGTAAGTCTTCATTTACACGCAAAACAGGTAGTAGCGCCCAGTCACGGCCAAACACCCTACGCAGTATACCTGTTTCCCGGAAAGTAGTGGCTAACAGCATTGTTCCTAATGAATTTGATGTTTACCAAAATAGCTACAAAGAATCTCTAGAATCTTTTTTTCGGCAAAAAAATCCAGGTAATGGCAATCCTAACCGGATTGTAACCATAGCTTACTACATAACCAAAATTAATCACCAGGAATATTTTACCGAAGGAAACATTGATTATGCTTACCGGATTTTAAATTTAGGCGGAAAACCAGCGCATTTAAAGCAAATTATCATTAACTTAAAAAACGAGCGGATCTGGTTTCAAAAAATTTTAGATCAAAGTATAGCCGGCTGGAAGCTAACCCGGCAAGCGGAGATTTACGTGGAAGAGAAACTACCCATACGCAATTAA
- a CDS encoding phosphoenolpyruvate carboxylase, translating to MTALSNGSLHKFRNLVGFKYEMYNSLFSSLPFYRVEKTGVLLSLFLLHCEEGLKKESSPNEIIDSFFKQYTSYATEQEQTDLLFRFVQFAERQVVLFDALEDAAFNEINDMQGIGTLKHLEAEIMQHRAQDNLAEKLRDFSVRLVLTAHPTQFYPSEVLGIINDLSKALTSNNTALANSYLQQLGKTPFFKKEKPTPYDEAVNLIWFLENVFYTAAGQILSYLKNTFPNAINLKNPLIRMGFWPGGDRDGNPYVTAPNTLKVAEALRGGIVKSYYLEVRRLKKRLTFKGVAGKLADLEQRLYNNLFVPGYRADLSVSEIKETMQEIRSTILRLHNGLFVNQVDSFLNKVDLFGLHFASLDIRQDSSVHTKLVEVLAKHTTILPANYLELSEENKIKALLQINATIQPAFFEDALLRDTLETLEAIQTIQQFNGEAGCHRYIISHSTSALNIIEVYALFLLRGWSAESITVDIVPLFETIEDLRNASTVMKILYENKIYRHHLQQRNNVQTIMLGFSDGTKDGGYLMANWSIYKAKEMLSLISKQYEVEVVFFDGRGGPPARGGGKTHQFYASMGHNIANKEIQLTIQGQTISSNFGTVDAARYNMEQLVHAGISNALFSTREKTLTEPEEALLVTLANESFAAYNMLKNHPDFLEYLTFVSPLRYYAEANIGSRPAKRNSGQLNLDDLRAVPYVGAWSQLKQNVPGFYGVGTALEKLKEAGKWPELKALYEGSLFFKTLLDNCEMAMNKCSFPVTAYLAKHPKYGILWKIMYEEFERTKRYLLELAGSEELMADKPIDQLSIHLRQRIELPLITIQQYALTKIRTMEEQQQEAEEKKIYEKLVMRCSFGIINAERNSA from the coding sequence ATGACTGCCCTTTCCAACGGCTCTTTGCACAAATTCAGAAATCTAGTAGGTTTTAAATACGAAATGTATAATAGCCTTTTTTCGTCACTCCCTTTTTACCGGGTCGAAAAAACAGGAGTGCTGTTGTCATTATTTCTGTTGCACTGCGAAGAAGGATTGAAAAAAGAATCTAGCCCCAACGAAATTATAGATTCTTTTTTTAAACAATATACTTCTTACGCCACCGAGCAAGAGCAGACCGATTTGTTGTTCCGGTTTGTGCAATTTGCCGAACGCCAGGTAGTATTATTCGATGCCTTAGAAGATGCCGCTTTTAACGAAATAAACGATATGCAGGGAATCGGTACCCTGAAGCATTTAGAAGCCGAAATAATGCAGCATCGCGCACAGGATAACCTGGCCGAAAAGCTGCGCGACTTTTCAGTGCGTTTAGTATTAACGGCTCATCCAACACAATTTTATCCCAGCGAAGTACTTGGGATTATTAACGATTTATCCAAAGCTCTAACAAGTAATAATACCGCTTTAGCTAACTCTTATTTGCAGCAACTAGGTAAAACGCCTTTTTTTAAGAAAGAAAAACCTACTCCTTACGATGAGGCCGTTAATTTGATTTGGTTCCTGGAAAATGTCTTTTATACGGCCGCTGGTCAAATCTTATCTTATTTAAAAAACACTTTCCCGAATGCCATAAATTTAAAAAATCCTTTAATACGAATGGGTTTTTGGCCGGGTGGTGACCGGGATGGTAACCCGTATGTAACTGCGCCTAATACTTTAAAAGTAGCAGAAGCATTGCGAGGAGGTATAGTAAAATCGTATTATCTGGAAGTACGTCGCCTGAAAAAACGCTTAACTTTTAAAGGAGTAGCCGGCAAATTAGCGGATTTAGAGCAACGATTATACAATAATCTATTTGTGCCGGGCTATAGAGCCGATTTATCGGTTTCCGAAATAAAAGAAACCATGCAGGAAATTAGAAGTACCATCCTGCGTTTACATAATGGCTTATTCGTAAATCAAGTAGATTCTTTTCTGAACAAAGTAGATTTGTTTGGTTTGCATTTTGCCTCCCTGGATATCCGGCAGGATTCGTCGGTGCATACAAAACTAGTAGAAGTTCTGGCTAAACATACTACTATATTACCGGCCAATTACCTGGAGCTTTCGGAAGAAAATAAAATTAAAGCTTTGTTGCAAATAAATGCTACCATTCAACCTGCATTTTTTGAAGATGCTTTACTCCGAGATACGCTGGAAACATTAGAAGCCATCCAAACTATTCAGCAGTTTAACGGAGAAGCGGGCTGCCATCGGTATATTATAAGCCATAGCACCAGTGCCCTGAACATTATAGAAGTATACGCCTTGTTTTTACTACGCGGCTGGTCCGCGGAGAGTATTACGGTAGATATTGTTCCGCTTTTTGAAACCATAGAAGATTTGCGGAATGCCAGTACCGTCATGAAAATTTTATACGAGAATAAGATTTACCGGCACCATTTGCAACAGCGCAACAACGTGCAAACCATTATGCTGGGTTTCTCAGATGGCACTAAGGACGGCGGGTATTTAATGGCTAACTGGAGTATATACAAGGCAAAAGAGATGCTCAGCCTTATTTCTAAACAATACGAAGTGGAAGTCGTGTTTTTTGATGGTCGGGGAGGGCCGCCTGCACGCGGTGGAGGCAAAACACATCAGTTTTATGCTTCTATGGGCCATAACATTGCCAATAAAGAAATTCAGCTAACTATCCAGGGACAAACTATAAGTTCAAATTTTGGCACCGTAGATGCTGCTCGCTACAACATGGAGCAATTGGTGCACGCAGGTATCAGCAATGCGCTTTTCTCGACACGAGAGAAAACCTTAACCGAACCCGAGGAAGCATTATTGGTAACTTTAGCCAACGAAAGCTTTGCCGCATACAATATGCTCAAAAATCACCCGGATTTTCTGGAATACCTGACTTTTGTGAGTCCGCTAAGATACTACGCCGAAGCTAATATTGGCAGCCGACCCGCTAAACGTAATTCCGGTCAATTAAATCTCGATGATTTGCGAGCAGTACCTTATGTAGGAGCTTGGAGTCAGTTAAAACAAAATGTTCCCGGTTTTTACGGCGTAGGTACCGCGCTGGAGAAATTAAAAGAAGCTGGTAAGTGGCCAGAGTTAAAAGCCCTATACGAAGGATCCTTATTTTTTAAAACTTTACTGGATAATTGCGAAATGGCTATGAACAAATGCAGTTTTCCGGTTACGGCTTACTTGGCAAAACATCCTAAGTATGGAATTCTTTGGAAAATCATGTACGAAGAATTCGAGAGAACTAAGAGATATTTATTGGAGCTAGCAGGCAGTGAAGAATTAATGGCGGATAAACCCATTGATCAGCTTTCTATACACCTGCGCCAGCGAATTGAATTACCACTTATTACAATACAGCAGTACGCACTTACCAAAATACGTACTATGGAAGAACAGCAACAAGAAGCCGAAGAAAAGAAAATCTATGAAAAGCTAGTTATGCGTTGTTCCTTTGGTATAATCAATGCGGAGCGGAATTCAGCCTAG
- a CDS encoding phage holin family protein, translating to MNFIINLLISAGVLMLMAYILPQVKIKSFGTALWVAFLVGILNATVGFILRLPLNLVTFFLLSFVIRLVVTAIIIKLVDKFVSNFEIRGFWPALVIAIALAIAGTLLNRNEAEEHYNTAFHNSVNRAVAQNF from the coding sequence ATGAACTTTATAATTAACCTTTTAATAAGTGCCGGTGTGTTAATGCTAATGGCTTACATATTGCCGCAAGTAAAAATTAAAAGCTTTGGAACAGCCCTTTGGGTTGCTTTTCTGGTTGGTATTTTAAACGCAACCGTTGGTTTTATTTTGCGACTACCGCTTAATTTAGTCACTTTTTTCTTGTTAAGTTTTGTAATTCGTCTAGTGGTAACTGCCATTATCATTAAGCTGGTAGATAAATTTGTCAGCAATTTTGAAATTCGGGGATTTTGGCCAGCTTTAGTAATAGCGATAGCTTTAGCGATTGCCGGAACGCTTTTAAACCGCAACGAGGCCGAAGAACACTATAATACGGCTTTTCATAACTCCGTGAACCGCGCGGTAGCTCAAAATTTTTAA
- a CDS encoding response regulator: protein MYPLHVAIIDDHQVVINGLTAMFANHPDVTIIFTTTQHQELLQYLQKQPVDVILMDIQMPEISGIDLCKLIHKQHREVKIIAFSSFDDTHLVKQILRNGASGYVLKNADLNTLLKAINTVILDREFVDSSMQKLLIEESLTGQRRSLYEVPLTKREKEILKLIAEEFSNQEIADRLFLSLRTVETHRYNLTQKLDAKNTAALVKEAIKRGLVE from the coding sequence ATGTATCCTTTACATGTAGCTATTATTGATGACCACCAAGTGGTAATTAACGGTTTAACGGCCATGTTTGCCAACCACCCGGACGTAACCATTATTTTCACGACCACGCAACATCAGGAGTTATTGCAGTATTTGCAAAAGCAACCCGTTGATGTTATTTTAATGGATATTCAAATGCCTGAAATCAGTGGTATTGATTTATGTAAATTAATCCATAAACAACATCGCGAAGTTAAAATTATTGCTTTCAGTAGTTTTGATGATACTCACCTGGTAAAACAAATCCTGCGCAATGGGGCATCGGGCTACGTACTTAAAAATGCCGATTTAAATACTTTACTAAAAGCGATTAATACCGTTATCCTGGATCGGGAATTTGTTGACAGTTCGATGCAAAAATTATTAATTGAGGAAAGCCTCACGGGTCAACGCCGGTCGTTGTACGAAGTACCTTTAACCAAACGCGAAAAAGAAATACTGAAATTAATTGCCGAAGAGTTTAGTAATCAGGAAATAGCCGACCGGCTTTTTTTAAGTTTACGAACCGTAGAAACGCACCGGTATAATCTCACGCAAAAATTAGATGCTAAAAATACGGCCGCTTTGGTAAAAGAAGCGATTAAAAGAGGTTTAGTAGAATAA